Below is a window of Metamycoplasma cloacale DNA.
CCTCAATGGTCATAAATGCGCCCATATCTTGAGCTTCTTTAATTGATGTAACGATATAGTTTCTTTTTTCATTACGAGCGATATAATTTCTCATAATTTTTTCTATATTACGCGTTTCTTGTTTTGAAGGACGATGATCTAAACCGAAGTCAAAGGTGAAATATTCAGGATTAATATTTGAACCTAATTGTTCAATTCTTACCTCTGGATATGTTTCTCTTAAGGCATGGAACATTAAGTGAGTTGATGAGTGTCCCCTTGCATATCCTGCACGTTTTATAGGATCGACAAAACAGTGAATTTCGTCTTTTGAATTAATTTTTCCTTTAACTTTATGTACATGGTTTCAATATTTATCTTTAAAAACATCAAGTACTTCGATTTTATGTCCATTTTGCACCATATAACCAAAGTCATGGTTTTGACCTCCTGATGTTGCATAAAATGGAGTTTTATCTAAAATAACATAACTAATTTCATCTTCATTAGCTGATGTAATTTCTTCTTGATCATCTAATAGATATAAAATCTTAGATTTTGATTCAAGGTAATCATAACCAATGAATTCAGAAATAAATTGATCAACTAAAGAAAGTGAATTAATTACCTTTTGCATTCCAGCTTCAGTGTTTCCTCTTGATTTTTCTTGATGTTGTTTTACAAATTCATTAAATTCTTTTAAATCAATTTGAATATTTTTTTCTAAAAGAATTTCGTTAGTTAATTCAATTGGGAATCCGTATGTATCAAACATTTTGAAAGCAATAGCTGTAGTAATTGTTCCGTTTTTTTCAATTTCTTGTTCTAATAGTTTTTCACCATCGTTAATTGTTTTAGCAAATAGATCTTCTTCTGCTTTAATAACTTCTGATACTCTTTCTACATCAATGTCATAAATTAAAGAATCTTTAACAATATTTACTAGTGAGTATAAAAAGTTTTTAGATTTAATACCTAATGAAATACCAGCACGATATGCTCTTCTAATTAATCTACGGATAATATAACCTCTACCTACGTTAGAAGGTTTAACACCGTCATTAATTGCATTTACAGAAGCTCGAATGTGGTCGGCAATAATTTTGAATTTAGTATTAATCTTTGTTTGGAATGGATCTTTTGTAAAATAGTTTTCAATTACATATTTATAATCAACTAATTTTTCAACTGCATGAATAATTGGTAAAAATAAGTCAGTATCAAAGTTAGTTGGAGCATCTTGCATAATAGATGTGATTCTTTCTAAACCAGCACCTGTATCGATATTCTTTGTGGCTAATTCAGTGTAATTGTTTTCACCATCGTTGTTAAATTGTGAAAATACGATATTTCATATTTCAATGTAACGATCGTTTTCAATATCATTAATTAACAATTCAATTCCTCTTGCATCGTATTTTGCACCACGATCGTAGAAAATCTCTGTATCAGGCCCACAAGGTCCTTGACCTACGTCTCAGAAGTTAGTATCTCTAGTTCCTTTGATTAAGTGATCCGCTGCAATACCATTTTTAATTCAAGCATTGTATGTATCAATATCTTCACCAAAATATGTGATATAAATTCTGTTTTTATCCAATTTTAGTACGTCAATAATAAATTCATATCCAAATGCAATAGCTTCTTCTTTGAAATAATCACCAATTGAGAAGTTTCCTAACATTTCAAATAAAGTGTGGTGTCTTGCGGTTACTCCGACATTTTCTATATCGTTGGTTCTAATTGATTTTTGAGAGTTAGTAATTCTTTTGGCAGGCGGAATTTTTTTACCACTAAAATAATCCTTTAAAGTTGCTACTCCTGAGTTAATTCATAGCAATGAAGGATCATTTTGTGGGATTAAAGATTTTGATTCAACAACTAAATGCCCTTTTGAAGCAAAAAAATCTAATCACATTTGTCTAATTTGTTTTGAAGTTAACATATCAAACTCCTTTTATAAATATGTTTTCTTTTGATTTTTATAAAATATTTCGTCAATAATACCACCAGCTACAACTAAATCTCCATTGTAGATAACAATTTGTTGGCCAGGTGTTACTGCTTCTGTATCTTTGTAATAAACGGCTATTTTATCATTATTAATTTTAAACAATTTTACAGCAATATCTGTTTGACGATAACGGAATTTTGCAGTTAAGTTATTTTCGTTGTAATTATTTGCTAAAAAATTAACATCAGTCGCAATTAATTGGTCGGATAATAGATATTCTTTATGATCATCATTTGTTACATAAATCTCTTTTTTAGCTAAATTATGACCAACTACAAAGTATGGTTTTTCAAATCCACCTAGATTTAAACCTTTTCTTTGACCGATTGTGTAATACATTGCACCAATATGTTTTCCTACAACTTTTTGACTATAAATATCAATGATATTACCAGGTTGAGATGGAATATAGTTTTCTAGAAATTTTGTAAAATGTCTTTCACCGATAAAACAAATACCAGTTGAGTCTTTTTTATTAGCTGTTGTTAGTTTTAATAAATTAGCAATTTCTCTAACTTTATCTTTTGTAATATTAGCTAATGGGAAAATTACCTTTTTTAATTGTTCATTGGTTAATTGTGCAAGGAAATAACTTTGATCTTTGTTATTATCTTTTGCGCGGTATAAAAATCCATCTTTAGTTTCAGCATAGTGTCCCATTGCAATAAAATCAGCTTTTAATTCATTGAATGCGTAATTAGCAAAAGAATTAAATTTAATGTATTTATTACAAAAGATATCTGGATTTGGTGTTCTTCCTTTTTGATATTCGTTAATTAAATAACTAAAAACCTTATCTCAATATTCTTTAACAAAATCAACTCTATGAATTTCAATGTTTAATTCTTTTGCAACAGCTTGAGCATCTAGATAATCTTGTTCTTGTGGACAGATATCTTGAGTTATATTTTCATTTCCTAAAATATCATTGTTTAAAAATGAATCTCAGTTACGCATAAATAGCCCAACAACTTCATAACCTTGTTGTTGCAATAAATATGCAGCAACACTTGAATCAACACCACCGCTCATTCCTAAAACTACTCTTTTTTTACTCATCTTCCACCCTTTCTATTGCTTCTTTTAATTTCAAAGCAATTCTTTTAATTACAGAAACTGATACACTATTACCTGCTTGTTTATATAAATGTGAATTAGCAATATTTGGCAATACAAAATTTTTAGGAAATCCTTGAAAATTAAAACATTCCCTTGGTGATAACTTACGAATTTGATTGTTTTCTAAAATCAAAGGAACATTATGACCGCCCGTACCCATATTAGCAGTTAATGTCGGGCAAACATTTGATTTATTTTCTCTAACATATTGTCTTCTTCATTGATAGAATGTATTTTCATTGGTCATACATTGCTTTAATAGATCAAAATGTTTGAATTTACTAGTATAAAATAAGTTCTCATTTTCTTCTAAATTAATTAGGTCTTTAATTTGAGTTGTCAATGATGTTGGTTCTGGAAATTCAAAATTTTCATAAAGTTTCTTGTTTTTAAAAGCTAAAATATAAACTCTTTCACGATTTTGCGGAATATTGCCATATTGCATAGTATTTAAAACTTTGTATTTAACAAAATAACCTTCTTGTTCTAAAAAAGAAACAATGACTTTAAAAGTTCTTCCATTGTCGTGTGAAACTAAATTCTTAACATTTTCTAGAAAAATAATCGATGGTTTTTTATGTTTAAAAATTCTTCATAACTCAAAAAATAGATTTCCTCTGCCTTTTTCATCATTAAAACCTTGACGATATCCCGCTAGTGAAAATGCTCGACATGGAAAACCAGCTAGTAATAAATCAAAATCAGGAATTTCTTCAGCTAATACATCTCTTATATCTCTGAAATCTACTTTGATATCAAAATTTGCTTCAAATGTTTTAATGGCATTTTTTTCAAATTCATTAACATAAACTAATTCAGAAATATCATTAAATCCTAAATCAATTCCGCCAACACCAGCGAAAAAACTAGCGGCTTTTAATTTATTCATTATTTCTCCTTGATAATTCAATGATTTTTTTCTTAACTAAAAACACAATTAAGTCAATTTAGTTTCATAGACATATCAAAATTATATAAGTTTTATTATATATAAACTTATAATAAAGAAAAAAATAAGAATATAAATGTTGAACAAATATAAAAAAACCAGATAACTGGTTTATTTTTTGTTTGATAAAGCTTTTTTAGCTTGATCAACGATTTGATTAAATACAACTGGATAGTTAATTGCTAATTCAGAAAGCATTTTTCTATTAACTTTAACGTTTGCTGCTTTTAGTCCTTCAATTAATCTTGAGTATGTCATTCCTAAAGGTCTAACTGCTGCATTAATACGAGCGATTCATAGTTTTCTGAATTCTCTTTTAACATTTTTACGGTCTCTAAATGCATATGTTCATGATTTAACAACGGCTTGTTTAGCTACTTTGTAACCAACTGATTTGTGTCCTCAGTATCCTTTAGCTAATTTAAGTCATTTATTACGTCTTCTTCTTGTAACGATTCCACCTCTTGTACGCATAGATATTCCTTTCTATAAATTAAATTAATTCTTTATATCTCTTGAAATCTGAATGTGATAAGTCTGATGATTTACGAGATTGACGTTTTTGTTTTGTTGTTTTGTTTTGAGCCAAGTGTGATCTATATGCATTTCCACGTTTAACTTTACCTGAAGCGGTGATTTTAATTCTTTTCTTTAGACCGCTTTTTGTTTTCATTTTTGGCATTTTATATCTCCTTATTCTTCGGGATTGTCATTATTGTTTTTCAAAGCTTCAACTTTTCTTTTGTCTTTTTCAATATACATATCTAAAAAACGATCATTTTGTAAAGTAGCTTCTTTAGATATTTTGGCAACATCTTCAACCAATGTAAAGAACTTGTTAAGAATTTCTTCACCTAAATCAGTTCTTGAGCGTTCTCTTCCTCTAAATTTAACAGAAATTTTAACTCTATTACCTTCAAGAATAAATTCTCTAGCTTTTCTTGCTTTGGTTTCTAGGTCGTGATCTCCAATTAAAGGTGTTAAACGAATTTCACGATTTAAAGTAACAGCTTGTTTTTCTTTAACGGCTTTTTGTTTTTTCTTTTTATCGTATTTAAACTTTCCGTAATCCATGATTCTTACGATTGGTTTATTGTTCTCTAATGCTATTAATACCAAATCCATATTGTATTCAGCGGCTTTGTCTAATGCTTCATCTTTTGATAAAACACCAATCTTTTCACCATCTGGTCCAATGACAAAAACCTTTTTAAAAGGAATTGCATTGTTTACAACATGTTCTGACTTTGGACTTTTATTTTCATTTTGTCCAGTCTTGTTTTTATCTAATTCTGTAATAACTTTCTCCTTAATATAAATAAAAAAGTGGTTATAATCCACTTCCCAAAAACTACAAAAAATAAATTGTAGCAAACCCAGGGAAGGGTCCCTAAGGTGAGAAATGAATTCTTCTTTGTGCTATAAAGCTCATTTATTATAACAAATTTTTGAAAAATACCACTATTTTCATTATTTTATTGCTTTAGATGATCATAGATCATATATTTTTTGTTGTTCATCATCAATAACTACACCTAAACTTTTATTATAAACAATGCAACATTCATAAACTACTTGATGTAAAGCTAAATCTAGATCTTCAAAAGCTAGTTGTCTAATTTTTTGAATACCAGCTCAAGCTCTGCCCATACATATTTTATCTGCAATAAATAATATCTTATCCAATAAAGTTAATTCATTAGTTAATGAGGTATGAATTTTAATAGCATTTAATACATCTTGATTTGGATATTTATACACATCTCTTAAGAAATAATATGCACAAGTTTGATGTAATTTATATTTTGGTAAATTTGCTTTACTATAACCGTATTTGCTTAAAAAAGCATAACTTTTTTCTTCACCCCATTGTTTTGCAATATCATGCATAAAACCAGCTTGATATGCTAATTTAATTGGATAATTTCATTTTTCAGCTAATTTAGCGGCAAATTCTGCAGTAAAGTTTAAATGTTTATATCTTGGAATATCAACCATTGATTTAGCAATGGCATTGATGTATAAAAAGTTTTGACCAATATATTCTTGAACACAATCTTCCACTAAAGATAAATCCCCATTACGATATGCCGTTGAACTAAAATCGTAAATTTTATTGTTTAGCCTTTTGATATTAAACTTCTTGACATTAATATTTGAATATGTATTTCCACGATTGAATATAACAATTTGGGTTTTTGAAGCAATATCTCTAATCCCTTCTCATTTATTCAATTTAGGAACGTTATCGCTACCTAGTAAAAGAAATAATTCATCATTAGGATATTTTTGAACCAAATAATTAACTGTGTCAATTGTGTATGATTTAGATTTTCTTTTTGCTTCAAAATCACATATTTCCATTTTATCTTCAAGAACCATTTCAATCATTTTGATTCTGTGATTAACGTCAACATAATCTTTAAGATCTTTAAAAGGATTTTGATAAGCGGGAATGAATAACAATTTATCTAAATTCAATTCTTTTATTGCTTCTTTAGCAATTAAAATATGTCCTTTATGAATTGGATTAAAACTTCCACCAAAAATACCTATTCTCATATAATCTCCTATAAATTTATTTTAATTTTATTTCTAACAACATCTTTTGTTGCAAATTTGGGGTTTTTATGCTTTTTATTTGATTCAAACAAATAATCTTTTGCTGTGATTAACTTATTTTTTACATCAATCATTGCATTGGTTGATTTAATTATTTGATTAACTTTTCTATCTTCATCAACGATATCAAAAATATCGTAATTTTCATTTAAATCTAGATTGGATTTAAGACCAGATAATTTAACTCCAACGCCATTAATTTTCTTTGAATCTCAATGTTCTTTGAATAAAGCGTATATCGTATTTATAAATAAGTTTTGCTCATTGAAATATATATTAAATTTCTTTGTATAATCAATTCATTTTTTATTGATTCTAAAAGAAATACCTACAATGTTTCCTTTTTCATTACGATTAATTGCCCGATTAATAACAGTTAAAGCAACGATTTTCAATTCTTTTCAAATATCATCTTCATCAATTAAAGATCCTTGCTCAAATGTTCTTGAATTACCTATACCTTTAATGAAATTTTGGGTTACAATTGAATCAATATCACATCCCTTCATTTCATTTATTAGTTTAAGGTAATTTCTACCAAATTTGCTTTCTAATAATTTTTGATCGGGATAATTAATTAATTCTCCGTATGTATTGATATTTAATTCTTTAAGTTTATAAGCGCTTTTTTTACCAATTCCAAATACATCCTCAATTGGTAAATCAAACAATTCAGCTTCAATATCATTGATGTTAATTTGTTTAA
It encodes the following:
- a CDS encoding nicotinate-nucleotide adenylyltransferase gives rise to the protein MRIGIFGGSFNPIHKGHILIAKEAIKELNLDKLLFIPAYQNPFKDLKDYVDVNHRIKMIEMVLEDKMEICDFEAKRKSKSYTIDTVNYLVQKYPNDELFLLLGSDNVPKLNKWEGIRDIASKTQIVIFNRGNTYSNINVKKFNIKRLNNKIYDFSSTAYRNGDLSLVEDCVQEYIGQNFLYINAIAKSMVDIPRYKHLNFTAEFAAKLAEKWNYPIKLAYQAGFMHDIAKQWGEEKSYAFLSKYGYSKANLPKYKLHQTCAYYFLRDVYKYPNQDVLNAIKIHTSLTNELTLLDKILFIADKICMGRAWAGIQKIRQLAFEDLDLALHQVVYECCIVYNKSLGVVIDDEQQKIYDLWSSKAIK
- a CDS encoding DNA cytosine methyltransferase; translation: MNKLKAASFFAGVGGIDLGFNDISELVYVNEFEKNAIKTFEANFDIKVDFRDIRDVLAEEIPDFDLLLAGFPCRAFSLAGYRQGFNDEKGRGNLFFELWRIFKHKKPSIIFLENVKNLVSHDNGRTFKVIVSFLEQEGYFVKYKVLNTMQYGNIPQNRERVYILAFKNKKLYENFEFPEPTSLTTQIKDLINLEENENLFYTSKFKHFDLLKQCMTNENTFYQWRRQYVRENKSNVCPTLTANMGTGGHNVPLILENNQIRKLSPRECFNFQGFPKNFVLPNIANSHLYKQAGNSVSVSVIKRIALKLKEAIERVEDE
- the mnmA gene encoding tRNA 2-thiouridine(34) synthase MnmA — translated: MSKKRVVLGMSGGVDSSVAAYLLQQQGYEVVGLFMRNWDSFLNNDILGNENITQDICPQEQDYLDAQAVAKELNIEIHRVDFVKEYWDKVFSYLINEYQKGRTPNPDIFCNKYIKFNSFANYAFNELKADFIAMGHYAETKDGFLYRAKDNNKDQSYFLAQLTNEQLKKVIFPLANITKDKVREIANLLKLTTANKKDSTGICFIGERHFTKFLENYIPSQPGNIIDIYSQKVVGKHIGAMYYTIGQRKGLNLGGFEKPYFVVGHNLAKKEIYVTNDDHKEYLLSDQLIATDVNFLANNYNENNLTAKFRYRQTDIAVKLFKINNDKIAVYYKDTEAVTPGQQIVIYNGDLVVAGGIIDEIFYKNQKKTYL
- the infC gene encoding translation initiation factor IF-3, translating into MDYNHFFIYIKEKVITELDKNKTGQNENKSPKSEHVVNNAIPFKKVFVIGPDGEKIGVLSKDEALDKAAEYNMDLVLIALENNKPIVRIMDYGKFKYDKKKKQKAVKEKQAVTLNREIRLTPLIGDHDLETKARKAREFILEGNRVKISVKFRGRERSRTDLGEEILNKFFTLVEDVAKISKEATLQNDRFLDMYIEKDKRKVEALKNNNDNPEE
- the alaS gene encoding alanine--tRNA ligase; this encodes MLTSKQIRQMWLDFFASKGHLVVESKSLIPQNDPSLLWINSGVATLKDYFSGKKIPPAKRITNSQKSIRTNDIENVGVTARHHTLFEMLGNFSIGDYFKEEAIAFGYEFIIDVLKLDKNRIYITYFGEDIDTYNAWIKNGIAADHLIKGTRDTNFWDVGQGPCGPDTEIFYDRGAKYDARGIELLINDIENDRYIEIWNIVFSQFNNDGENNYTELATKNIDTGAGLERITSIMQDAPTNFDTDLFLPIIHAVEKLVDYKYVIENYFTKDPFQTKINTKFKIIADHIRASVNAINDGVKPSNVGRGYIIRRLIRRAYRAGISLGIKSKNFLYSLVNIVKDSLIYDIDVERVSEVIKAEEDLFAKTINDGEKLLEQEIEKNGTITTAIAFKMFDTYGFPIELTNEILLEKNIQIDLKEFNEFVKQHQEKSRGNTEAGMQKVINSLSLVDQFISEFIGYDYLESKSKILYLLDDQEEITSANEDEISYVILDKTPFYATSGGQNHDFGYMVQNGHKIEVLDVFKDKYWNHVHKVKGKINSKDEIHCFVDPIKRAGYARGHSSTHLMFHALRETYPEVRIEQLGSNINPEYFTFDFGLDHRPSKQETRNIEKIMRNYIARNEKRNYIVTSIKEAQDMGAFMTIEESEYHDANAVRVVEFENITKDLCGGTHVARTSVIEDFKIVGVDSKGTGIYRLRVVTSFNDVMQYLNEEIESELQLLDTLIKNNRDFDEKYNKIIPVNETQTTADKEKYLLVLEAIENEIRDDYRKLLKAKQNEAVDVSQYQHEMLNGQKVFILNEADAGMLRKAVVELRELNPDAIVIGLSQTNNNNYFLMVASKKVDANILFKQICAKYNGKGGGNAIVSQGSIVIPTSIDEVINEIKRVF
- a CDS encoding Y-family DNA polymerase; the protein is MNKVIFHIDMDTFFVSCERKMNPNLKNKPLAISKNNGHLIAMSLSYELKKAGLKAGETVYKIKQTIPNVTFVEPHYDLYSLSSEQIFAFLKENYTDELEIYSIDECFLNATKLIKYPGHELILAKEIQARLLNEMDFPCSIGVSGTRFLAKMSTNLAKPFGVKQININDIEAELFDLPIEDVFGIGKKSAYKLKELNINTYGELINYPDQKLLESKFGRNYLKLINEMKGCDIDSIVTQNFIKGIGNSRTFEQGSLIDEDDIWKELKIVALTVINRAINRNEKGNIVGISFRINKKWIDYTKKFNIYFNEQNLFINTIYALFKEHWDSKKINGVGVKLSGLKSNLDLNENYDIFDIVDEDRKVNQIIKSTNAMIDVKNKLITAKDYLFESNKKHKNPKFATKDVVRNKIKINL
- the rplT gene encoding 50S ribosomal protein L20; the protein is MRTRGGIVTRRRRNKWLKLAKGYWGHKSVGYKVAKQAVVKSWTYAFRDRKNVKREFRKLWIARINAAVRPLGMTYSRLIEGLKAANVKVNRKMLSELAINYPVVFNQIVDQAKKALSNKK
- the rpmI gene encoding 50S ribosomal protein L35 produces the protein MPKMKTKSGLKKRIKITASGKVKRGNAYRSHLAQNKTTKQKRQSRKSSDLSHSDFKRYKELI